From Streptomyces zhihengii, the proteins below share one genomic window:
- a CDS encoding DUF2804 domain-containing protein has product MTTHEREITEPVDLCRADGRLEAEAVGWSRRPLHRTGMRGWGRGKRWEYWCVTTPTHLVALTVSDLDFLALHTVYVLEYGAGGLEFERTAIVPGGFGVALPDAVAGAPGTAPVVVGPARPVRGQVRVEIRSEGAGTRLRARCLTPGGRLPVEVDLLVGMDEGHETLSVVVPWSERRFQYTSKQTARPASGTVRVGERVLEFGEDAWGTLDHGRGRWPRSVDWNWGAGSGRTDGRTVGLQFGGGWTRGTGSTENALCVDGRLSKIGDELEWDWSPADHLAPWRVRTPGGDAVDLVFTPFHNRSTRTEAVLIANRTDQCFGHWSGTVRTDDGERIAVDGLLGWAEDVHMRW; this is encoded by the coding sequence ATGACGACCCATGAGCGCGAGATCACCGAGCCCGTCGACCTGTGCCGTGCGGACGGGAGGCTGGAGGCGGAGGCCGTGGGGTGGTCGCGGCGGCCGTTGCACCGGACGGGGATGCGCGGCTGGGGGCGCGGCAAGCGGTGGGAGTACTGGTGTGTGACGACGCCGACGCATCTGGTGGCGCTGACCGTGAGCGACCTCGACTTCCTGGCGCTGCACACCGTGTACGTGCTGGAGTACGGCGCCGGGGGGCTGGAGTTCGAGCGGACCGCGATCGTGCCCGGCGGCTTCGGGGTGGCGCTGCCCGACGCGGTGGCCGGGGCCCCGGGGACCGCGCCGGTGGTGGTCGGGCCGGCGCGGCCGGTGCGGGGGCAGGTGCGGGTGGAGATCCGGTCCGAGGGGGCCGGGACACGGTTGCGGGCGCGCTGTCTGACGCCGGGCGGGCGGCTGCCGGTGGAGGTCGATCTCCTGGTGGGGATGGATGAGGGGCACGAGACGCTGTCGGTGGTGGTGCCCTGGAGCGAGCGGCGCTTCCAGTACACCTCCAAGCAGACGGCGCGGCCCGCGTCGGGGACGGTGCGGGTCGGGGAGCGGGTGCTGGAGTTCGGGGAGGACGCCTGGGGCACCCTCGACCACGGGCGCGGCCGGTGGCCGCGCTCGGTGGACTGGAACTGGGGCGCCGGCTCGGGCCGGACGGACGGCCGCACGGTGGGGCTCCAGTTCGGCGGGGGCTGGACGCGGGGCACCGGGAGCACGGAGAACGCGCTGTGCGTGGACGGCCGGCTCAGCAAGATCGGGGACGAACTGGAGTGGGACTGGTCCCCCGCCGACCATCTCGCCCCGTGGCGGGTGCGCACCCCCGGCGGGGACGCGGTGGACCTGGTGTTCACCCCGTTCCACAACCGCTCCACCCGGACCGAGGCGGTCCTGATCGCCAACCGCACCGACCAGTGCTTCGGCCACTGGTCGGGCACGGTCCGCACGGACGATGGCGAACGGATCGCCGTGGACGGGCTGCTGGGATGGGCCGAGGACGTCCATATGCGCTGGTAG
- a CDS encoding AMP-binding protein — MIGSLMHSSLLRRGDGPAVTGADGRSLDGATLHAAAARLAAALRAQGAGPGHTVAIALPQNVEQVVALAAVVYSGADFALIDLDAPPARAARFLDVLRPSCLVLDTDAPGGHQEELARTATAVVPVRTAYGPGAGDIPFEPSFTPGGYCVQTSGTTGEPKVLRVDGAALENRLRWGQGAYPLGPDDVLLSTSRPSFDFYVWEVTAALCFGPRLVLTTAFEAASAETLLGRCEDEGATAVHFFPRMLDEFSDLAASSGGCPGLRRVFSGGAPLSGATLAKARAALPNATVLNQYGPAECCIDVSWLVCGEEHERCSTVPVGRPVDRTTLTVVDSALRPVPTGVVGEILIGGIAARTTRVLAGEVPGRFVPTDVTAGEVAYRSGDFGRLDEDGLLHWVGRQDNEFKIHGARVDLAEVTAAVRGVGGVTDCHVYPTGAADGGITLGAVVESSEVTAAACRSRLAAVLPLYMVPTVLRVVERLPRTAKLEIDVPRLTEECGLRPLPPRQPSAPAGAAGTPAARRAGWAAVRPVSLPEERLIGMRRIPGRPPHLMVANHLVIRGALDLPRLTTALRELVARHSILRTTYAELDGRVVAVVHEGPADDVVEVRPLNGVLDDRAAAEHVQRALRDEEKRFSDPDRQSMMRAVVYRRAPELFSLLLIFDHIAVDERSKAMLQEELALLYQGDGHKLGPAVPYDPARIRGDFPPAREVPVLLAALDPLPPRVLPSPDPVADPAAFRAGSHEFDLLGDRRHEIDGLVRRLRCTRFELLLASFFRAMKQFADEDDILVVAPADTRGTVEDFETVGFFQNLVPLRSRTPADADPWRLVDDCKQAVRAALGHRDHPVALLTEEFRDPAVTAARRNPIWQIVFVPTAMQVDANWALEGLEVADVPLHLTETGLELMAEVSDTAAGLKAAFRYALGAMEAHDAERLAVLWTRSLEWALDEVAATAAG, encoded by the coding sequence ATGATCGGATCGTTGATGCACAGCTCGCTCCTGCGCCGGGGCGACGGGCCCGCCGTGACCGGTGCGGACGGCCGCTCCCTGGACGGGGCCACGCTGCACGCGGCCGCGGCACGGCTGGCGGCGGCCCTGCGGGCACAGGGCGCGGGGCCCGGCCACACCGTGGCGATCGCCCTCCCGCAGAACGTGGAACAGGTGGTCGCGCTGGCCGCCGTGGTGTACTCCGGGGCCGACTTCGCGCTGATCGACCTCGACGCCCCGCCCGCCCGCGCCGCGCGCTTCCTCGACGTGCTCCGGCCTAGCTGCCTGGTCCTGGACACCGACGCGCCCGGGGGCCACCAGGAGGAACTCGCCCGCACCGCGACGGCGGTCGTTCCGGTGCGCACGGCGTACGGGCCCGGCGCCGGCGACATCCCGTTCGAGCCCTCGTTCACCCCGGGCGGCTACTGCGTGCAGACCAGCGGCACCACCGGCGAGCCCAAGGTGCTGCGCGTGGACGGCGCGGCGCTGGAGAACCGCCTGCGGTGGGGACAGGGCGCCTACCCGCTCGGTCCGGACGACGTGCTGCTGTCGACCTCCCGCCCCAGCTTCGACTTCTACGTCTGGGAGGTGACCGCCGCCCTCTGCTTCGGCCCCCGCCTGGTCCTCACCACCGCCTTCGAGGCGGCGAGTGCGGAGACTCTGCTGGGCCGCTGCGAGGACGAGGGAGCCACGGCCGTCCACTTCTTCCCCCGCATGCTCGACGAGTTCAGCGACCTGGCCGCCTCGTCGGGAGGCTGCCCCGGCCTGCGCCGGGTGTTCTCCGGCGGAGCCCCCCTGTCCGGCGCGACGCTGGCGAAGGCGCGGGCCGCGCTGCCGAACGCGACGGTGCTGAACCAGTACGGGCCCGCCGAGTGCTGCATCGACGTGTCCTGGCTGGTCTGCGGCGAGGAGCACGAGCGGTGCTCGACGGTACCCGTCGGCCGGCCCGTCGACCGCACCACCCTGACGGTCGTCGACTCCGCGCTGCGGCCGGTGCCCACCGGCGTGGTCGGCGAGATCCTGATCGGCGGCATCGCGGCGCGGACCACCCGCGTCCTGGCCGGAGAGGTCCCCGGCCGCTTCGTCCCGACCGACGTCACCGCAGGCGAAGTGGCATACCGGTCGGGTGACTTCGGCCGGCTCGACGAGGACGGGCTGCTGCACTGGGTGGGCCGGCAGGACAACGAGTTCAAGATCCACGGAGCCCGGGTCGACCTGGCCGAGGTCACCGCCGCCGTGCGGGGCGTCGGCGGTGTGACGGACTGCCACGTCTACCCGACCGGGGCGGCGGACGGCGGGATCACCCTCGGCGCGGTCGTCGAGTCCAGCGAGGTCACCGCCGCGGCCTGCCGGAGCCGCCTCGCGGCCGTGCTGCCGCTGTACATGGTGCCGACCGTCCTGCGCGTGGTGGAGCGCCTTCCCCGCACCGCCAAACTGGAGATCGACGTACCCCGCCTGACCGAGGAGTGCGGGCTGCGCCCCCTGCCGCCGCGTCAGCCGTCCGCCCCTGCCGGCGCCGCCGGGACTCCGGCCGCCCGCCGCGCTGGCTGGGCGGCCGTCCGCCCCGTGTCCCTCCCCGAGGAACGCCTGATCGGCATGCGGCGCATCCCGGGGCGCCCGCCCCACTTGATGGTGGCCAACCACCTCGTGATCCGCGGCGCCCTGGACCTCCCCCGCCTCACCACCGCCCTGCGGGAGCTGGTCGCACGCCACTCCATCCTGCGCACCACCTACGCGGAGCTCGACGGGCGCGTGGTGGCAGTGGTGCACGAGGGGCCCGCCGACGACGTGGTGGAGGTACGCCCGCTGAACGGCGTACTCGACGACCGGGCGGCCGCGGAGCACGTCCAACGCGCTCTCAGGGACGAGGAGAAGCGCTTCTCCGACCCCGACCGCCAGAGCATGATGCGGGCCGTGGTGTACCGCCGCGCACCCGAACTCTTCTCGCTGCTGTTGATCTTCGACCACATCGCCGTCGACGAGCGCTCCAAGGCGATGCTCCAGGAGGAACTGGCCCTCCTCTACCAGGGCGACGGGCACAAGCTCGGCCCCGCCGTGCCCTACGACCCCGCCCGCATCCGCGGCGACTTCCCGCCGGCCCGCGAGGTGCCGGTCCTGCTGGCGGCGCTCGACCCCCTGCCGCCTCGTGTGCTGCCGAGCCCCGACCCGGTCGCCGACCCTGCCGCCTTCCGCGCCGGCAGCCACGAGTTCGACCTCCTCGGGGACCGCCGCCACGAGATCGACGGCCTCGTCCGCCGGCTCAGGTGCACCCGGTTCGAGCTGCTGCTGGCCTCCTTCTTCCGCGCGATGAAGCAGTTCGCCGACGAGGACGACATCCTCGTGGTGGCACCCGCCGACACCCGTGGCACGGTGGAGGACTTCGAGACGGTCGGCTTCTTCCAGAACCTCGTGCCGCTGCGCTCGCGCACCCCCGCCGACGCGGACCCGTGGCGGCTGGTCGACGACTGCAAGCAGGCCGTCCGAGCGGCCCTGGGACACCGCGACCACCCGGTCGCCCTCCTCACCGAGGAGTTCCGCGACCCCGCGGTCACCGCCGCGCGCCGCAACCCGATCTGGCAGATCGTCTTCGTCCCCACCGCCATGCAGGTGGACGCGAACTGGGCACTGGAGGGCCTGGAGGTGGCCGACGTCCCGCTCCATCTGACGGAGACGGGCCTGGAACTGATGGCGGAGGTCTCGGACACCGCCGCCGGGCTCAAGGCAGCCTTCCGCTACGCCCTCGGCGCGATGGAGGCCCACGACGCCGAGCGCCTGGCAGTGCTGTGGACGCGGTCCCTCGAATGGGCCCTCGACGAGGTGGCGGCCACCGCGGCCGGGTGA
- a CDS encoding ATP-binding cassette domain-containing protein, producing the protein MLFTLRPLATVLFALGLAGMLAALLERDLGTALALASGACAALVVQLASAKTSLAISARMVDRTGRLVDGELQQLLHHRRTLEHYHDPALLDTLEVVRAERPRLTEGADVTGLIAGTLLRLGCTVTVAAFATGWLLLVPAASAVSYACTLRAEHARQRGREAAAEAARLRAEYFALGTDPDHRDELRLTGGRAFTLARHHAHGRASERIRARGAWAGFAWSALGALVLAAAYGAGIAALTGSLRDGSTSVVTGLAALLLLSSVTALTGALIRYASALSDSLRVTRLLLETRGRLEETELPAAPAGARSGITLRGATFRYPGAGAPALDAVDLTLRPGRVYALVGANGSGKSTLVQVLAGLLPPASGTVEGGPCVDPRRRGAASLVSQDFARFEFALADSVALGSEDATASDRARAYRDSGLAELLDQGRLEDGTRLGRSFPDGTELSGGQWQRIAVARGLLPDGVGLLMFDEPTSAVDPLAEDRLLSDLAAWARRTARAASGVAVVVTHRLSMVREVDEVILLDRGRVLAVGPHEDLLAHPLYRELYGAQRRAYARGSESSLATTQENKESR; encoded by the coding sequence GTGCTGTTCACCCTCCGGCCGCTGGCCACCGTGCTGTTCGCACTGGGGCTCGCCGGGATGCTCGCCGCGCTGCTGGAGCGGGACCTCGGCACGGCACTCGCGCTGGCTTCGGGCGCGTGCGCGGCGCTGGTCGTCCAACTGGCGTCCGCCAAGACCTCCCTGGCGATCTCGGCCCGGATGGTCGACCGCACCGGACGTCTGGTCGACGGCGAGCTCCAGCAACTGCTGCACCACCGGCGGACGTTGGAGCACTACCACGACCCCGCACTCCTCGACACGCTGGAGGTCGTCCGCGCCGAGCGGCCCCGGCTGACCGAGGGCGCCGACGTCACCGGGCTGATCGCCGGCACGCTGCTGCGGCTGGGCTGCACCGTCACCGTCGCCGCCTTCGCCACGGGCTGGCTGCTGCTGGTGCCGGCCGCCTCGGCCGTCTCCTACGCGTGCACCCTGAGGGCCGAACACGCCCGGCAGCGCGGCCGGGAGGCGGCAGCGGAGGCGGCCCGGCTGCGGGCCGAGTACTTCGCCCTGGGCACCGACCCCGACCACCGCGACGAGCTGCGGCTGACCGGCGGCCGCGCGTTCACCCTCGCCCGGCACCACGCCCACGGCCGCGCGTCCGAGCGGATCCGCGCACGCGGTGCCTGGGCCGGGTTCGCCTGGTCGGCGCTGGGCGCCCTGGTGCTGGCGGCGGCGTACGGCGCCGGCATCGCCGCGCTCACCGGCTCCCTGCGCGACGGCTCGACGTCCGTGGTCACGGGTCTGGCCGCCCTGCTGCTGCTGTCCAGCGTCACGGCGCTGACCGGAGCCCTGATCCGGTACGCGTCCGCCCTCTCCGACTCCCTGCGGGTCACCCGGCTCCTGCTGGAGACGCGCGGGCGGCTGGAGGAGACCGAGCTCCCCGCCGCGCCGGCCGGGGCCCGGAGCGGTATCACCCTGCGCGGTGCGACCTTCCGCTACCCCGGGGCCGGCGCCCCCGCCCTGGACGCGGTCGACCTCACGCTCCGGCCGGGCCGGGTGTACGCCCTGGTCGGTGCGAACGGCAGTGGCAAGAGCACTCTCGTCCAGGTGCTCGCCGGACTCCTGCCGCCCGCCTCCGGGACGGTCGAGGGCGGACCGTGCGTCGATCCGCGCCGGCGCGGCGCGGCCTCCCTGGTCTCCCAGGACTTCGCCCGCTTCGAGTTCGCGCTCGCCGACAGTGTCGCCCTCGGATCCGAGGACGCCACCGCCTCGGACCGCGCTCGCGCCTACCGGGACTCCGGCCTGGCCGAACTCCTCGACCAGGGACGGCTGGAGGACGGAACCCGGCTCGGACGCTCCTTCCCGGACGGCACGGAGCTCTCCGGCGGCCAGTGGCAGCGGATCGCCGTGGCCCGGGGGCTGCTGCCGGACGGCGTCGGCCTGCTGATGTTCGACGAGCCCACCTCGGCCGTCGACCCGCTCGCCGAGGACCGGCTGCTGTCCGACCTCGCCGCCTGGGCGCGCCGCACGGCCCGCGCCGCCTCGGGGGTCGCCGTCGTCGTCACCCACCGGCTCTCGATGGTGCGGGAGGTGGACGAGGTGATCCTGCTGGACCGGGGAAGAGTGCTCGCCGTCGGCCCGCACGAGGACCTGCTCGCCCATCCCCTCTACCGGGAGCTGTACGGGGCCCAGCGGCGCGCCTACGCGCGCGGTTCCGAGTCCTCCCTCGCCACGACTCAGGAGAACAAGGAAAGCCGATGA
- the thrS gene encoding threonine--tRNA ligase — protein sequence MGAGLPYWLPDGAVVRHALEEYIREAERRAGYRHVYSPVLGKRELYEISGHWDHYSEDMFPPMDLGGEQVVLRPSLCPHHALIYRSRGRSYRELPLRMAELGGMYRAELSGVLGGLTRVRAIQLNDAHVFCTLDQVAGEAAAALALIRDAYAALGITAARYRLSLPGPGGKYVDAPEMWSRATALLTEVLDRAGLPYEAVEGEAAFYGPKIDVQITDHAGREATLSTVQIDFHQPARFGLHYTGPDGAKHRPVMIHRSVVGSVERAVAHLLEQHGGAFPAWLAPVQLAVLPVPDAQLPYARGLVARCLELGLRARLDGPEAGTLGARVRAARLVPYRMVAGAREAAGGLAAVRLRDGRSTAPAPVAEVLERIAAAVAGRLDDLPGDPSPAP from the coding sequence ATGGGGGCCGGGCTGCCGTACTGGCTGCCGGACGGGGCCGTCGTGCGGCACGCGCTGGAGGAGTACATCCGGGAGGCCGAGCGGCGGGCCGGCTACCGGCACGTGTACTCGCCGGTGCTCGGGAAACGGGAGCTGTACGAGATCTCCGGCCACTGGGACCACTACAGCGAGGACATGTTCCCGCCGATGGACCTCGGTGGTGAGCAGGTCGTGCTGCGGCCGAGCCTGTGTCCGCACCACGCCCTCATCTACCGCTCGCGGGGCCGCAGTTACCGGGAACTTCCCCTGCGGATGGCCGAACTCGGCGGCATGTACCGCGCCGAGCTGTCCGGGGTGCTCGGCGGGCTGACCCGGGTCCGGGCGATCCAGCTCAACGACGCGCACGTCTTCTGCACCCTCGACCAGGTGGCCGGCGAGGCGGCGGCCGCGCTCGCTCTGATCCGGGACGCCTACGCGGCGCTCGGGATCACCGCGGCCCGCTACCGGCTCTCCCTTCCCGGGCCGGGCGGCAAGTACGTCGACGCCCCCGAGATGTGGAGCCGAGCCACTGCGCTGCTCACCGAGGTGCTCGACCGCGCGGGTCTGCCGTACGAGGCGGTGGAGGGCGAGGCGGCGTTCTACGGGCCCAAGATCGATGTGCAGATCACCGATCACGCCGGCCGTGAGGCCACCCTGTCCACCGTGCAGATCGACTTCCACCAGCCCGCGCGGTTCGGCCTGCACTACACCGGACCGGACGGGGCGAAGCACCGGCCCGTGATGATCCACCGCAGTGTCGTCGGCAGTGTGGAGCGTGCGGTCGCGCATCTCCTCGAACAGCACGGGGGAGCGTTCCCCGCCTGGCTGGCCCCGGTGCAACTGGCGGTCCTGCCGGTGCCGGACGCCCAACTGCCGTACGCCCGGGGGCTGGTGGCCCGCTGCCTGGAGCTCGGGCTGCGCGCCCGGCTCGACGGCCCGGAGGCGGGCACCCTCGGCGCGCGGGTGCGGGCCGCGCGGCTGGTGCCCTACCGGATGGTCGCCGGTGCGCGGGAGGCGGCGGGCGGGCTCGCCGCCGTCCGTCTCCGGGACGGCCGGAGCACCGCGCCGGCCCCCGTCGCCGAGGTGCTGGAGCGTATCGCCGCGGCGGTCGCGGGCCGCCTCGACGACCTCCCCGGGGATCCCTCTCCGGCGCCCTGA
- a CDS encoding MFS transporter, producing the protein MPAPSTGQAPAPVNSRSRVLVASLIGTTIEFYDFYIYATAAVLVFPTLFFPSSDPTTALLSSFAVFGAAMVARPIGAIVFGHLGDRIGRKATLVASLLTMGVATFLIGVLPTYEQAGWIATALLVLMRLAQGFAIGGEWSGAALVATENAPSGKRALYGTFPQLGAPLGFIIGNGLFLLIGALLPSAAGADPSQPSEAFLEWGWRVPFLFSAVMVAIGLWVRMRLVESTVFSRTREAGLVRKLPLATAFRSHWRQLILGTFFMLATYVLFYLMTTFSLSYGRTATDAAVPGLGYSYTTFVLMMIFGVLFFAAFTLISGPLADKYGRRATLIAVTAAIVVFGLLWVPLTGMGTLGVVLWLVLGFTLMGMTFGPMGALLPELFPTSVRYTGSGISYNVSSILGAAVAPFVAVALWEAGDGSPWLVGVYLSAMALLTLVALLLGKETKGVALDGGETPEAPEQDTAADASPAVPASR; encoded by the coding sequence ATGCCCGCACCATCCACCGGCCAGGCGCCCGCCCCCGTCAACTCGCGGTCACGCGTGCTCGTCGCGAGCCTCATCGGCACGACGATCGAGTTCTACGACTTCTACATCTACGCGACCGCCGCCGTCCTGGTGTTCCCCACGCTCTTCTTCCCGAGCAGCGACCCGACCACGGCGCTGCTCTCCTCCTTCGCCGTCTTCGGGGCCGCGATGGTCGCCCGTCCGATCGGCGCCATCGTCTTCGGGCACCTCGGCGACCGGATAGGGCGCAAGGCCACGCTGGTGGCCTCGCTGCTGACCATGGGCGTCGCGACCTTCCTCATCGGCGTGCTGCCCACCTACGAGCAGGCCGGATGGATCGCCACCGCGCTGCTGGTGCTGATGCGGCTCGCCCAGGGCTTCGCCATCGGCGGCGAGTGGAGCGGAGCCGCCCTGGTCGCGACGGAGAACGCGCCGAGCGGCAAGCGCGCGCTGTACGGCACCTTCCCGCAGCTCGGCGCCCCGCTGGGCTTCATCATCGGCAACGGTCTCTTCCTGCTCATCGGCGCCCTGCTGCCGTCCGCCGCGGGCGCCGACCCCTCGCAGCCCTCCGAGGCGTTCCTGGAGTGGGGCTGGCGGGTGCCGTTCCTGTTCTCCGCGGTGATGGTCGCGATCGGCCTGTGGGTGCGGATGCGCCTGGTCGAGTCGACGGTCTTCTCCCGGACGCGCGAGGCCGGGCTGGTGCGCAAGCTGCCGCTGGCCACCGCGTTCCGCAGCCACTGGCGGCAGCTGATCCTCGGCACGTTCTTCATGCTGGCCACGTACGTGCTCTTCTATCTGATGACCACGTTCTCGCTGAGCTACGGCCGCACCGCGACGGACGCCGCCGTGCCCGGTCTCGGGTACAGCTACACCACGTTCGTGCTGATGATGATCTTCGGCGTGCTGTTCTTCGCCGCGTTCACCCTGATCTCCGGCCCGCTCGCCGACAAGTACGGCCGCCGCGCCACGCTGATCGCGGTCACCGCCGCGATCGTGGTCTTCGGCCTGCTGTGGGTGCCGCTGACCGGCATGGGCACCCTGGGCGTGGTCCTGTGGCTGGTGCTCGGCTTCACGCTGATGGGCATGACCTTCGGCCCGATGGGCGCCCTGCTGCCGGAGCTGTTCCCGACGAGCGTGCGCTACACCGGGTCGGGCATCTCCTACAACGTCAGCTCCATCCTCGGCGCGGCCGTCGCCCCGTTCGTCGCCGTGGCCCTGTGGGAGGCCGGCGACGGCTCGCCGTGGCTGGTCGGCGTCTACCTCTCCGCGATGGCCCTGCTGACGCTGGTCGCCCTGCTGCTGGGCAAGGAGACGAAGGGCGTCGCCCTCGACGGGGGCGAGACGCCCGAGGCCCCGGAGCAGGACACCGCCGCGGACGCCTCCCCCGCCGTCCCCGCGTCCCGCTGA
- a CDS encoding thioesterase II family protein, with product MTGLYCFPHSGGLSHQLRPLAREIAPDRFHPVDYPQAVEGAGPPASVGEFVDGWLRSREDAGCADAGFEDACLYGHSLGGLVAFETAVRLERRGTPAAALVMGACVPGGAVRPAARISPQTCTDDELLDWSFDVVRGRRPSPADREVFAAFAPRLRRDLRVYEGHRVDGRLEKTPVLLLLGTDDPVCPLDARRHWTPHVTRLTCVEVKGGHMFHQDDPAATAAAIRDWRAG from the coding sequence ATGACCGGCCTGTACTGCTTCCCCCACAGCGGCGGGCTCTCCCACCAACTCCGCCCGCTGGCCCGCGAGATCGCCCCCGACCGCTTCCATCCCGTCGACTACCCCCAGGCCGTGGAAGGGGCCGGGCCGCCCGCGAGCGTGGGGGAGTTCGTCGACGGCTGGCTCCGCTCGCGAGAGGACGCCGGATGCGCGGACGCCGGATTCGAGGACGCCTGCCTGTACGGGCACAGCCTCGGCGGACTGGTCGCGTTCGAGACCGCGGTGCGCCTCGAACGGCGCGGCACGCCGGCCGCGGCCCTGGTGATGGGCGCCTGCGTGCCGGGGGGCGCCGTCCGCCCGGCCGCCCGGATCTCCCCGCAGACCTGCACCGACGACGAACTCCTCGACTGGTCCTTCGACGTGGTCCGGGGCCGGCGCCCCTCGCCCGCCGACCGGGAGGTGTTCGCCGCCTTCGCACCCCGGCTGCGCCGGGACCTGCGGGTGTACGAGGGACACCGGGTCGACGGCCGGCTGGAGAAGACTCCCGTGCTGCTGCTCCTGGGCACCGACGACCCCGTCTGCCCGCTCGACGCGCGGCGCCACTGGACCCCCCACGTCACCCGGCTGACCTGCGTGGAGGTCAAGGGAGGACACATGTTCCACCAGGACGACCCGGCGGCGACGGCCGCCGCGATACGCGACTGGAGGGCCGGGTGA
- a CDS encoding ATP-binding cassette domain-containing protein codes for MSGERRVWTDRLRLTPLAVGARVAPGWTLGTAAALLVAAAAPAASAWCTGLLVGAALPGASGTAAIAPVVAALVVVFLVGQLATLLVATVSDLYGGVLEGAVERAAIEALVDARTGADAPVRELVERLRDTGPVRHLVVATCQHLLTRGQAVLAGCLLVALAPPTGAVAVVCFLVCALLLEADYDREQARAYSVADSTRRPRHLLSLAFDPAAAREIKVFGAADWIVRRYQEAATEHGEVSSRTARPLRVAYAAVLLSGVLLLADLARRSADGLLDAGGLAVGVAALTALTGVFAVTMNVVHSGLAVALFAQVREAGVLRGRTRRTPPGEHPPEHPPERPSGPASASAGRPVPGEGSVIRFENVSFRYPGGDPVFENLSFEVRLGRSLAVVGLNGAGKSTLVRLLTGVLRPDAGSITCDGEPLGPPEERPAPAFAFLGQHFVRYPATLDQNVTLTARTVPVRPAARALVAGLVPQEEPSPLLAQGVRGGAGLSGGQWQRVATARAVQALDPETCRVLVLDEPTAALDAQAEARFFGEAGALTGPGSTMVMVSHRLSGVKDADEILVLADGHIRERGDHASLMRRPGRYAQMFTAQARRYDH; via the coding sequence GTGAGCGGCGAGCGACGCGTCTGGACCGACCGGCTGCGGCTGACGCCCCTGGCGGTGGGGGCGCGGGTGGCCCCTGGCTGGACACTGGGCACGGCCGCGGCCCTGCTGGTCGCGGCCGCCGCGCCCGCGGCCTCCGCCTGGTGCACCGGCCTGCTGGTCGGTGCCGCGCTGCCGGGGGCCTCGGGCACGGCGGCGATCGCACCGGTGGTGGCAGCCCTGGTCGTCGTCTTCCTCGTCGGGCAGCTGGCGACGCTGCTGGTGGCGACCGTCTCCGACCTGTACGGCGGTGTGCTCGAAGGGGCTGTCGAGCGGGCCGCGATCGAGGCCCTCGTCGACGCCCGCACCGGCGCCGACGCCCCGGTGCGCGAACTGGTGGAGCGGCTGCGCGACACCGGGCCGGTGCGCCACCTGGTGGTGGCGACCTGCCAGCACCTCCTGACCCGTGGACAGGCGGTTCTGGCCGGCTGTCTGCTCGTCGCCCTCGCCCCGCCGACGGGGGCGGTGGCGGTGGTGTGCTTCCTGGTCTGCGCGCTGCTGCTGGAGGCCGACTACGACCGGGAACAGGCGCGCGCCTACTCGGTGGCCGACTCCACCCGGCGGCCCCGCCACCTGCTCTCGCTCGCCTTCGACCCGGCCGCCGCGCGCGAGATCAAGGTGTTCGGCGCCGCGGACTGGATCGTGCGCCGCTACCAGGAGGCGGCCACCGAACACGGCGAGGTCTCCTCGCGCACCGCGCGTCCGCTGCGCGTGGCGTACGCGGCGGTCCTCCTGTCCGGGGTGCTGCTGCTGGCCGACCTCGCCCGCCGCTCGGCCGACGGCCTGCTGGACGCCGGCGGGCTTGCGGTCGGTGTGGCCGCCCTCACCGCCCTCACCGGCGTCTTCGCGGTCACCATGAACGTCGTCCACTCCGGCCTGGCGGTGGCCCTCTTCGCACAGGTCAGGGAGGCCGGCGTGCTGCGGGGACGGACACGGCGGACGCCTCCGGGCGAGCACCCGCCCGAGCACCCGCCCGAGCGTCCCTCCGGGCCCGCGTCCGCCTCCGCGGGGCGGCCGGTGCCGGGCGAGGGCAGTGTGATCCGCTTCGAGAACGTGTCGTTCCGCTACCCCGGCGGCGATCCGGTCTTCGAGAACCTCAGCTTCGAGGTACGCCTCGGGCGCAGCCTGGCGGTCGTGGGCCTCAACGGTGCGGGCAAATCCACCCTGGTCCGGCTGCTCACCGGTGTGCTCCGCCCCGACGCGGGCTCCATCACCTGCGACGGCGAGCCCCTCGGCCCGCCCGAGGAACGGCCCGCCCCCGCCTTCGCCTTCCTCGGGCAGCACTTCGTCCGCTATCCCGCGACGCTGGACCAGAACGTCACCCTGACGGCGCGCACCGTGCCCGTGCGGCCCGCGGCCCGCGCCCTGGTGGCCGGCCTCGTCCCGCAGGAGGAGCCCTCGCCCCTGCTGGCCCAAGGCGTACGCGGCGGGGCGGGCCTGTCCGGGGGGCAGTGGCAGCGGGTGGCCACGGCCCGCGCGGTGCAGGCGCTCGATCCGGAGACCTGCCGCGTCCTGGTCCTCGACGAGCCGACGGCCGCTCTCGACGCCCAGGCGGAGGCGCGCTTCTTCGGCGAGGCCGGCGCGCTGACCGGACCGGGCAGCACCATGGTGATGGTCTCCCACCGGCTCTCCGGGGTGAAGGACGCCGACGAGATCCTGGTACTCGCCGACGGACACATCCGGGAGAGGGGCGACCACGCCTCGCTGATGCGGCGGCCAGGTCGCTACGCGCAGATGTTCACGGCCCAGGCGAGGCGCTATGACCACTGA